In one Pseudomonadota bacterium genomic region, the following are encoded:
- the argJ gene encoding bifunctional glutamate N-acetyltransferase/amino-acid acetyltransferase ArgJ: MPSIQPKDNFGQVFAIEGLTLGVASAAIRKKDRLDLVVLLLKETATVAGVFTQNNFCAAPVQVCRQRLSQGKPIKAMVINTGVANAGTGAGGIEDAKNICRELAQLLKVDPDSVLPFSTGVIMERLPVDKIIAGLPRCLETQMTMGWEEASQGILTTDLVPKISSRSFQIEEQSINVTGMAKGSGMIKPNMATMLAFVATDAHVSDKCLDEIVRYANDRTFNCISVDGDTSTNDSFMLIATGACDGLKITSADNPAFVKIRDEITSVCEDLAKKIVLDGEGATKFIEIRLKDCQSISEAREVGFSVANSPLVKTAFYASDANLGRIMSAIGAARVRDLDVSKIDMWIGDVLVAKNGESAPSYREVDVKPFMESDEIVVTISLGRGKDSGIIWTCDLSHDYIKINAEYRS; encoded by the coding sequence GTGCCGAGTATTCAACCTAAGGACAATTTCGGTCAAGTGTTTGCTATCGAAGGGCTCACTCTGGGCGTAGCAAGTGCGGCTATCCGTAAGAAGGACCGTCTTGATTTGGTGGTGCTATTGTTGAAAGAAACCGCTACCGTTGCGGGAGTATTTACCCAAAACAATTTTTGCGCAGCTCCAGTCCAAGTATGTAGACAACGATTGTCTCAAGGCAAGCCAATCAAGGCGATGGTAATTAATACTGGAGTTGCTAACGCAGGGACTGGGGCAGGCGGGATTGAGGATGCGAAAAATATTTGTCGTGAGTTAGCGCAGCTACTAAAGGTTGACCCCGATTCAGTCCTTCCTTTTTCGACTGGGGTGATCATGGAGCGATTGCCTGTGGATAAAATAATTGCGGGATTGCCTAGATGTTTGGAGACCCAGATGACGATGGGTTGGGAAGAAGCCTCTCAAGGTATTTTGACGACTGATTTGGTGCCTAAAATATCTTCAAGAAGTTTTCAAATCGAGGAGCAATCAATCAACGTGACAGGAATGGCTAAGGGCTCTGGCATGATCAAGCCTAATATGGCGACCATGCTTGCTTTTGTGGCAACCGATGCGCATGTGTCAGATAAGTGTCTAGATGAAATCGTGCGTTATGCGAATGACCGGACATTTAATTGTATTAGCGTTGATGGAGATACATCGACAAATGACAGTTTTATGTTGATCGCGACAGGTGCTTGTGATGGTCTTAAGATCACCTCAGCAGACAATCCTGCGTTTGTAAAAATTAGGGATGAAATCACGTCTGTTTGTGAAGATCTAGCTAAAAAAATTGTTCTCGATGGAGAAGGAGCAACAAAATTTATAGAAATCAGATTGAAAGATTGCCAGTCTATATCCGAAGCGCGTGAAGTCGGATTTTCAGTTGCTAATTCTCCATTAGTCAAAACAGCTTTTTATGCATCAGATGCCAATTTAGGACGAATTATGTCTGCCATTGGTGCCGCCCGTGTGAGGGATTTGGACGTTTCAAAAATTGATATGTGGATTGGCGATGTTCTGGTTGCAAAGAATGGTGAGTCTGCGCCTAGTTATCGAGAAGTCGACGTAAAGCCATTCATGGAGTCAGATGAGATTGTCGTGACGATAAGCTTGGGTCGTGGGAAAGATTCAGGAATTATTTGGACCTGTGATCTATCGCATGACTATATTAAGATCAACGCTGAATACAGGAGCTAA
- a CDS encoding CNNM domain-containing protein, translating to MEDISIQTLIILFLILIVVSAFFSISEISMMALNKYQLRHLAKNKHRGAKRTLNLLSQTDRLLGSILLGNNLANTAAAASVTAITFKLLGESELSLTIATLIVTFVLLIFAEITPKIIGASFPEKIAFPASYILEPLMRLMHPFVSVANSIVRVIFWALRIKPVSGGQASQLSQEELRTLILEGGNYLPQKHQSMLANLFDLQAITVEDLMVPRNKIEAINLAAQITDIQTEIITANHTRLPVFRENPDEIIGIIHIRKLLNVSEDNQVTMESIEQVMKAPYYIPKDTNLLTQLQNFQECHERMAYVVDEYGNLMGLITIEDIIEEIVGEFTTRSPLSTTSAKKMMDGSLIIDGAVTLRDLNRDFNLNFPIDGAKTLNGLILDHLQQIPETGISIQISGHNLEILQTKDKFIKSVKLVSSKAVD from the coding sequence ATGGAAGACATTTCCATTCAAACACTCATCATTTTATTTTTGATTCTCATCGTTGTTTCGGCATTCTTCTCAATATCCGAGATAAGCATGATGGCGCTAAACAAATACCAACTAAGACACCTCGCCAAAAACAAACATCGGGGCGCAAAAAGAACCCTCAATCTCTTAAGCCAAACTGATCGATTATTAGGCTCAATTCTGCTAGGGAATAATCTAGCCAATACAGCAGCAGCCGCTTCAGTTACCGCTATCACTTTTAAGCTACTCGGAGAAAGTGAATTATCGTTAACCATTGCAACTCTCATTGTCACATTTGTATTGCTCATCTTTGCCGAAATTACCCCAAAAATCATTGGGGCCAGCTTCCCAGAAAAAATTGCTTTCCCGGCTAGTTATATTCTGGAACCTCTAATGCGATTAATGCATCCCTTTGTATCGGTCGCCAACAGCATTGTGAGGGTGATTTTTTGGGCTCTACGCATCAAGCCCGTATCAGGAGGCCAAGCATCACAATTAAGCCAAGAGGAGCTACGCACACTTATCCTAGAGGGCGGCAACTACTTACCCCAAAAACATCAAAGCATGCTCGCTAATTTGTTCGATTTACAAGCCATAACAGTTGAAGACCTGATGGTTCCCAGGAACAAAATTGAGGCTATAAACTTAGCCGCACAAATCACTGACATTCAGACAGAAATCATTACTGCTAATCACACCCGTTTGCCAGTTTTTAGAGAAAATCCTGACGAAATTATTGGCATCATTCATATTCGTAAATTATTAAACGTATCTGAAGATAATCAAGTCACCATGGAGTCTATTGAACAAGTCATGAAGGCGCCTTACTACATCCCAAAAGATACGAATCTGCTTACTCAACTTCAAAACTTTCAGGAATGTCATGAAAGAATGGCCTACGTTGTAGACGAGTATGGGAACTTAATGGGGTTGATTACAATTGAGGATATCATCGAAGAAATCGTAGGTGAGTTCACCACACGATCCCCTTTATCCACAACATCAGCTAAAAAAATGATGGATGGTAGTTTAATAATAGATGGAGCTGTGACACTTCGCGACTTAAATCGAGACTTTAATTTAAATTTTCCAATCGACGGAGCGAAAACATTGAATGGCCTAATACTAGACCACCTCCAGCAAATACCCGAAACTGGAATTTCAATTCAAATCTCGGGCCACAATTTGGAGATCCTGCAAACGAAAGATAAGTTTATCAAATCGGTAAAACTTGTATCAAGCAAAGCAGTAGATTAA
- the yacG gene encoding DNA gyrase inhibitor YacG encodes MKKTIVNCPHCGNSVIWQNESRFRPFCSKRCKLIDTGNWAMEKYSVAAEDKLSNDESD; translated from the coding sequence ATGAAAAAAACTATAGTTAATTGTCCGCACTGTGGCAATTCGGTCATTTGGCAAAACGAATCACGGTTCCGTCCTTTTTGCTCGAAGCGATGTAAGCTGATTGACACTGGGAACTGGGCAATGGAGAAATATAGCGTTGCTGCAGAAGACAAACTAAGCAATGACGAATCCGATTGA
- the ffh gene encoding signal recognition particle protein → MLDTLTDRLSRVIKTVRGQARLTDANIKDALREVRIALLEADVALSIVKQFIEDVKVKAEGQEVLGSLTPGQALIGVVKDELTALMGSHNSELSFAAQRPVIILMAGLQGAGKTTTCGKLALKLSKEKKRVLMVSCDVRRPAAQAQLMVIAKQVGVDAYPPQVDKSAIDLATAALEVAKKSFYDVLLVDTAGRLSIDQGMMNEIKLLSDTLNPVETLFVVDAMQGQDAVNVARTFAENLALTGVILTKMDGDSRGGAALSVKKVTGQPIKFIGTGEKMTGLEPFFPERIATRILGMGDILSLVDDAKRALDDKETAKFAKKLKSGKSFDLEDFKLQMQQMQNMGGMEKILEKLPTKFSQVAQGASLDEKVTRRTVGMIDSMTVVERRRPEVLKASRKRRIAKGAGVTVQEVNKLLNQFGQMQKMMKLMGKSGGLKRMLSGMTGSMG, encoded by the coding sequence ATGCTGGATACATTAACGGATCGCCTATCTAGGGTCATCAAGACCGTCAGGGGCCAAGCCAGGCTCACAGACGCTAATATTAAGGATGCTCTGCGAGAAGTACGTATTGCTTTATTAGAAGCAGACGTAGCACTCTCAATTGTTAAGCAGTTTATCGAAGACGTCAAGGTAAAAGCGGAGGGGCAAGAGGTGTTGGGTAGCCTTACCCCTGGTCAAGCGCTGATTGGGGTCGTTAAGGATGAGCTAACAGCATTAATGGGAAGTCACAACTCGGAACTCTCATTTGCTGCACAACGTCCCGTCATTATTTTAATGGCGGGTCTTCAGGGGGCGGGTAAAACCACAACTTGCGGTAAGTTAGCGTTGAAACTCTCAAAGGAGAAAAAACGCGTTCTGATGGTGAGTTGTGACGTACGGCGGCCAGCGGCTCAAGCTCAATTGATGGTCATCGCTAAACAAGTGGGTGTTGATGCTTATCCACCCCAAGTTGATAAATCTGCGATTGATCTTGCTACTGCAGCACTCGAGGTAGCTAAAAAAAGTTTTTACGATGTTCTTCTTGTCGATACGGCGGGCCGTCTATCGATTGATCAGGGAATGATGAATGAAATTAAGCTACTTAGCGACACGTTAAATCCTGTTGAGACGTTGTTCGTTGTTGATGCCATGCAGGGTCAGGACGCGGTTAATGTTGCACGCACGTTTGCGGAGAACCTAGCGCTAACGGGCGTTATCCTTACCAAGATGGATGGCGACTCGCGAGGCGGAGCTGCGCTGTCAGTGAAGAAGGTGACGGGGCAGCCTATTAAATTCATTGGTACTGGTGAAAAAATGACAGGTTTAGAACCTTTTTTTCCAGAACGAATTGCGACTCGCATTTTGGGGATGGGCGACATTCTATCTTTAGTGGATGATGCCAAAAGAGCGTTAGATGATAAAGAGACAGCTAAGTTTGCTAAGAAACTTAAATCAGGGAAAAGCTTTGATTTGGAGGACTTTAAGTTACAGATGCAGCAAATGCAAAATATGGGTGGTATGGAAAAGATTCTAGAAAAACTCCCTACAAAGTTCTCTCAGGTTGCCCAAGGGGCTTCACTAGATGAGAAAGTTACTCGTCGAACCGTTGGCATGATTGATTCTATGACGGTAGTCGAGCGACGTCGTCCAGAGGTTCTTAAGGCTTCAAGAAAGCGTCGCATCGCGAAAGGGGCCGGTGTGACAGTGCAAGAAGTCAATAAATTATTAAACCAATTTGGACAAATGCAAAAGATGATGAAGCTAATGGGTAAGTCTGGAGGGCTTAAGCGTATGCTTTCTGGAATGACGGGCTCAATGGGTTGA
- a CDS encoding DUF3530 domain-containing protein: MLHIIKILIVLSFSPVTALAAIEYTAYSDYEREKNWADQIIPSIIVGNPVWIEQSNEHKFLGIYTEAENPKGAVIIAHGRGWNPDFELYGMLRVLLAESGYSTLSIQMPILGGGAKVGDYLPTYPEAFHRFDLAAQFLNEKGFDNISIVSHSLGATMANHYLITVDETLVNSWVFISILNGLQEMFRIKIPVMDVFASDDWEVTVVGGYERKQQIVKVPGSTQVIIQNALHFFERREETLVSEIAQFLDSIYSN, from the coding sequence ATGTTGCACATTATTAAAATATTGATTGTATTATCTTTCTCACCAGTGACTGCTTTGGCGGCCATTGAGTACACCGCGTATTCTGATTACGAGCGAGAGAAAAATTGGGCGGATCAAATTATTCCCTCGATTATAGTGGGTAATCCCGTTTGGATAGAGCAGTCCAACGAACATAAATTTTTAGGCATTTATACTGAAGCTGAAAATCCCAAGGGTGCGGTGATCATAGCGCACGGAAGAGGGTGGAATCCTGATTTTGAGTTGTATGGCATGCTGCGCGTTTTGTTAGCTGAATCTGGCTACAGCACGCTGTCGATTCAAATGCCTATCCTTGGTGGAGGCGCAAAGGTCGGTGACTATCTCCCGACTTATCCCGAGGCATTTCATCGGTTTGATTTGGCTGCTCAATTTCTTAATGAGAAAGGTTTCGATAATATTTCCATTGTCTCGCATAGCCTTGGGGCTACCATGGCTAACCACTATCTGATCACGGTAGACGAAACACTAGTGAATTCATGGGTATTTATCAGTATTCTTAATGGGTTACAAGAAATGTTCAGAATTAAGATACCCGTTATGGATGTGTTTGCGTCGGACGATTGGGAAGTTACAGTAGTTGGGGGTTATGAACGAAAACAACAAATCGTAAAGGTCCCAGGTTCCACGCAGGTAATCATTCAAAATGCATTGCATTTTTTTGAGCGTCGTGAAGAAACCCTTGTGTCAGAAATTGCACAATTCCTCGATTCAATTTATAGTAATTGA
- the ccsA gene encoding cytochrome c biogenesis protein CcsA, producing the protein MRAILLHLATTLTYASLSLIIWQQLRAPSVESLKWAKVKPWVNFLTLIPIGLHIALTYHYSLGFNGLHLGLGNFTSLIVATTCLIYASHSLWAGENSLPALSLPFGAIASLLPLLDGASVQIPHSELSIFKIHLMLSVVAYSLLSVSLIHTLMMSYLEKSLHQHKFSPLIENLPPLLKLETLLFTILLLGFLTLSAALVSGIFISLEIQSTILPINHKTIFSIASWLLFASLLIGRHLLGWRGKVARKILVIGFLLLIIAYFGSRFVSEIILQNPQY; encoded by the coding sequence ATGCGCGCAATTCTACTTCATCTTGCCACGACCCTTACTTACGCATCATTGTCGCTTATCATTTGGCAACAATTACGGGCGCCTTCAGTAGAGAGTCTGAAGTGGGCCAAGGTGAAACCTTGGGTCAACTTCTTGACTCTTATCCCTATTGGATTACACATCGCCTTAACCTATCACTACTCTCTAGGATTTAACGGTCTCCACTTGGGACTAGGAAACTTTACCTCTCTCATTGTCGCGACAACCTGCCTCATTTATGCAAGTCATAGTTTGTGGGCGGGGGAAAACTCCTTGCCTGCGCTCTCATTGCCGTTTGGAGCGATCGCCTCTTTGCTGCCGCTACTCGATGGGGCATCAGTACAAATACCCCACTCTGAATTATCAATATTCAAAATCCACTTAATGTTATCGGTTGTTGCGTATAGCCTACTATCGGTATCCTTAATTCACACGCTCATGATGAGCTACCTCGAAAAAAGCTTACATCAGCACAAATTTTCACCATTGATCGAAAATTTACCACCACTATTGAAACTCGAGACTCTCTTATTCACGATATTGCTTCTTGGCTTCTTAACTTTGTCAGCCGCCCTAGTTAGCGGCATTTTCATTTCTTTGGAAATTCAGTCAACAATACTGCCCATAAACCATAAAACAATTTTTAGTATTGCGTCATGGCTACTTTTTGCATCACTTCTGATCGGTCGACACCTGCTTGGCTGGAGAGGGAAAGTCGCGCGAAAGATTTTAGTTATTGGTTTCCTACTCTTGATTATTGCTTACTTCGGTTCACGCTTCGTATCTGAAATTATTTTACAAAACCCGCAATATTAA
- a CDS encoding Nudix family hydrolase: MIHVVAGILFDANGHFLLARRPMGKVYEGFWEFPGGKVEENERASDALIRELKEELGIVPKAFHPWITKTFRYTHADVNIEFFKVTHWSGEVRSLEDQDLHWQGPGSIRVTPVLGPNITILKSLRLPDYYLITNLSELGEANFFQLLLQAVQKSPQLIQVREKSLSSADLEAFTKEVLSVCRPSGSKVLVNTHFDIADRVGADGVHLNSEQLKSITYRPQFALCAASCHSKEDLVRVDALGLDFAVLSPIKVTASHPHVRPIGWNLLNSLIEEVKTPIYALGGLSKEDLHNAWIHGAAGISMVRGAW, translated from the coding sequence ATGATCCACGTGGTGGCGGGGATTCTCTTTGATGCTAATGGGCATTTTTTGCTGGCACGACGACCGATGGGTAAGGTATATGAGGGGTTTTGGGAATTTCCCGGAGGTAAGGTCGAAGAAAACGAACGAGCGTCTGATGCTTTAATACGGGAGTTAAAGGAAGAGCTCGGAATTGTTCCCAAGGCATTTCATCCCTGGATTACAAAGACATTCCGATATACGCATGCAGATGTAAACATTGAGTTTTTCAAAGTCACGCATTGGTCGGGAGAAGTCAGATCGCTAGAGGATCAGGATCTGCATTGGCAAGGACCTGGTTCAATCAGGGTCACACCGGTGTTAGGCCCTAACATTACAATTTTAAAATCTCTTCGCTTGCCTGATTATTACTTGATAACTAATTTGTCAGAATTGGGTGAAGCAAATTTTTTCCAGCTTCTGTTGCAGGCTGTACAAAAATCACCTCAGTTAATTCAAGTACGCGAGAAAAGTTTGTCATCTGCTGATTTGGAGGCTTTCACCAAAGAGGTGTTGAGTGTTTGTCGCCCAAGTGGAAGTAAGGTGTTAGTTAATACTCATTTTGATATCGCCGATAGAGTCGGTGCTGATGGCGTTCACTTGAATTCGGAACAACTAAAATCGATAACTTATCGTCCTCAATTCGCTTTGTGCGCAGCCTCTTGTCACTCGAAGGAAGATCTAGTTCGGGTAGATGCTTTAGGGCTTGATTTTGCTGTACTTAGCCCAATTAAAGTTACTGCTTCTCACCCGCATGTGAGGCCCATTGGGTGGAATCTCTTAAATTCCTTGATTGAGGAGGTAAAGACACCCATATACGCTTTGGGTGGGTTGTCCAAAGAGGACCTACATAACGCCTGGATTCATGGGGCCGCAGGCATTTCGATGGTCCGAGGGGCTTGGTAG
- a CDS encoding ATP-binding protein, protein MADWAKLLERVESLLDRIESYLPIRLENPDWRKVVASRWRCYGGRGFLQPVAIPDHINVRDLSAIDEQIKLVDMNTRQFLAGLPANNVLLTGSKGTGKSSLIKALLNKYSEKTLRLIEVDKADLYELPQIIDLISSQPYRFVIFCDDLSFSADDGAYKTLKVALDGSIATSSENILIYATSNRRHLLPEYMTENLESTYKGEEIHAGENVEEKISLSERFGLWVHFDAFTQDEYVTIASYWIKKLSLGAFDVDEGVIRRSLQWALERGSRSGRVAYHFAKNEVGARKLRDIKSKRTR, encoded by the coding sequence ATGGCTGACTGGGCGAAGTTGTTGGAGCGGGTAGAATCATTGCTTGATCGAATTGAGTCGTACCTGCCCATACGACTGGAAAATCCAGATTGGAGAAAAGTTGTTGCGAGCCGTTGGCGTTGTTATGGCGGGCGAGGATTTTTACAGCCGGTAGCCATTCCCGATCATATAAACGTGCGGGACTTATCTGCGATCGACGAGCAAATAAAACTGGTTGACATGAATACTCGTCAGTTTCTCGCCGGGTTGCCCGCTAATAATGTACTTTTAACTGGCTCAAAAGGTACAGGTAAGTCCTCGTTGATTAAAGCCTTACTCAATAAGTACTCAGAAAAAACGTTAAGGCTTATTGAGGTAGATAAGGCTGATTTGTATGAGTTACCTCAAATTATTGATTTGATATCGAGTCAGCCGTATCGTTTTGTTATTTTTTGTGATGACCTTTCGTTTAGTGCTGATGACGGCGCTTATAAAACCCTTAAAGTTGCACTCGATGGATCGATTGCGACTAGTTCGGAAAATATTTTGATCTATGCGACATCCAATCGCAGGCATCTTTTGCCTGAGTATATGACTGAAAACTTGGAGTCAACCTATAAGGGTGAAGAAATTCACGCTGGCGAAAATGTTGAAGAAAAAATATCGCTCTCAGAACGTTTCGGTTTATGGGTTCATTTCGACGCTTTCACTCAAGACGAGTATGTAACAATCGCCAGTTATTGGATAAAAAAATTGTCTTTGGGAGCTTTTGATGTAGATGAGGGCGTGATTAGGCGATCTCTACAGTGGGCTCTAGAGCGCGGGTCGCGGAGTGGTAGAGTGGCTTATCATTTTGCGAAGAATGAAGTTGGCGCTAGGAAACTGCGAGATATTAAATCCAAGCGTACTCGGTGA
- the coaE gene encoding dephospho-CoA kinase (Dephospho-CoA kinase (CoaE) performs the final step in coenzyme A biosynthesis.): protein MLERLIIGLTGGIGSGKSAVSDGFERLGIEVIDTDKISHQLTMTDTDALQTIADHFGANIIQDRVLNRKKLREIIFSDKAARSHLEQILHPRIRQKVEGALSKASGPYIIIVVPLLVEKGQYTFINRVLVVDCEESVQIERVKKRSSLTDVEVNTIIRTQATRQARLALADDIITNNDDLSSLLKQVQVMHEKYIQLSSGSGSS, encoded by the coding sequence ATGCTTGAACGGCTAATCATCGGACTAACGGGTGGAATTGGCTCTGGAAAAAGTGCTGTATCAGATGGCTTCGAGCGTTTGGGTATCGAGGTCATAGACACCGACAAAATATCCCACCAACTGACTATGACTGACACGGACGCTCTGCAGACCATTGCAGATCATTTCGGTGCCAATATCATCCAAGACAGAGTGCTCAATAGAAAAAAACTTAGGGAGATTATTTTTAGTGATAAAGCTGCACGATCGCATTTAGAACAAATTCTTCACCCCAGAATCCGACAAAAGGTCGAAGGCGCTCTTTCCAAAGCTAGTGGGCCATACATCATTATAGTGGTGCCGTTGCTTGTTGAAAAAGGTCAATATACCTTCATCAATCGTGTTTTGGTCGTGGATTGTGAAGAGTCGGTTCAGATTGAACGGGTTAAGAAACGAAGTAGCCTGACTGACGTTGAGGTTAATACCATCATACGCACTCAGGCAACTCGACAAGCAAGGTTAGCATTAGCGGATGACATCATCACTAACAACGATGACCTATCTTCGCTCCTCAAACAAGTTCAAGTCATGCATGAAAAATATATTCAACTTTCATCGGGATCAGGAAGTAGTTGA